In Chaetodon auriga isolate fChaAug3 chromosome 7, fChaAug3.hap1, whole genome shotgun sequence, a genomic segment contains:
- the zpld1b gene encoding zona pellucida-like domain-containing protein 1: MRRACFIFLLMSHAASVSTQFNGYNCDANYHSRFPGERDISVYCGVQTITLKINFCPVLFSGYTDADLALNGRHSDAQCRGFINNNTFPTAVLFSISLSTLESCGNSLVVSTAYGANAYGNMSLVQIGNVSGYIDTPDPPTIISYLPGLLYKFSCSYPLEYLVNNSQLASSSAAVSVKDSNGTFVSTLNMILYNDSTYSQPLSIPMAGLALKTRVFAAVKATNLDKRWNILMDYCYTTPSGNPNDELRYDLFFGCYKDPQTTVFENGKSQMGRFSFEVFRFVKHRHQKMSTVFLHCVTKLCRVDDCIMLMPICGRRRRRDEGDSLGSPPAASGNAVLTAGPIITRSDETPVDNSQLASGDPSQPMNPVTSALISGVVILGGVSVGFVLLSVRLLQKSRLPSSAASGVWNRSFK, from the exons ATGAGACGAGCGTGCTTCATCTTCCTGCTGATGAGTCACGCCGCCTCTGTCTCCACACAGTTTAATGGCTACAACTGTGACGCCAACTACCACAGCAGGTTTCCTG GCGAGCGGGACATCAGCGTGTACTGCGGGGTTCAGACCATCACCTTGAAGATCAACTTCTGCCCCGTGCTCTTCTCCGGCTACACCGATGCAGATTTGGCTCTGAACGGTCGCCACAGTGACGCCCAATGCCGCGgcttcatcaacaacaacaccttCCCCACAGCGGTCCTGTTCAGCATCAGTCTCAGCACTCTGGAATCCTGTGGCAACAGCCTGGTG gtcaGCACTGCCTATGGGGCCAATGCCTACGGAAACATGTCTCTTGTACAAATTGGGAACGTCTCAGGGTATATTGACACCCCTGACCCGCCGACTATAATCAGCTACCTTCCTGGTTTGCTGTATAAATTCAGCTGCAGCTACCCGCTGGAGTACCTGGTCAATAACTCACAGCTGGCATC CTCCTCTGCCGCCGTATCCGTCAAGGACAGCAATGGCACATTTGTGAGCACATTGAATATGATCCTGTACAAC GATTCAACATACAGTCAACCTCTTTCTATTCCAATGGCTGGACTGGCTCTGAAAACCAGAGTCTTTGCTGCCGTGAAAGCCACAAACTTAGACAAACG GTGGAACATCTTGATGGACTACTGTTACACGACCCCCTCAGGGAATCCTAATGATGAACTCCGCTATGACCTTTTCTTTGG CTGCTACAAAGACCCACAGACGACAGTTTTTGAGAACGGGAAGAGTCAGATGGGCCGTTTTTCCTTCGAGGTTTTCCGTTTTGTTAAACACAGACACCAGAAGATGTCAACGGTGTTCTTGCACTGCGTCACCAAGCTTTGCCGGGTAGACGACTGCATCATGCTCATGCCA ATTTGTGGACGGCGGCGCAGGCGGGACGAAGGGGACAGCCTCGGATCCCCACCAGCAGCATCTGGGAACGCTGTCCTCACCGCTGGACCAATTATCACTAGGAGCG ATGAAACACCTGTCGACAACTCTCAACTTG CTTCTGGTGACCCCTCCCAGCCAATGAACCCGGTGACCAGCGCTCTGATCTCAGGCGTGGTCATCCTGGGTGGGGTCAGTGTGGGCTTCGTCCTGCTGTCAGTCCGCCTCCTGCAGAAGTCCCGCCTCCCATCGAGCGCAGCCTCAGGTGTTTGGAACCgcagctttaaatga